The proteins below are encoded in one region of Flavobacterium nackdongense:
- a CDS encoding DUF1508 domain-containing protein has translation MGTFVISKRFDDRYKFVFTSRKGKTIFTSPSMELKMECEDCIEAIKANIELYTYVKARAANGKYFFKMMLEETVIATSRKYTTPLLLEKGIDEIIRTAVKSDVLDFTMNEFVFED, from the coding sequence ATGGGAACCTTCGTTATCAGCAAGCGATTTGATGATCGTTATAAATTTGTCTTCACTTCTCGAAAAGGGAAAACTATTTTTACCAGCCCTTCAATGGAGCTAAAGATGGAATGCGAAGATTGTATCGAAGCCATAAAGGCCAATATCGAACTGTACACTTACGTAAAAGCTAGGGCTGCCAACGGAAAATATTTTTTCAAAATGATGCTCGAAGAAACGGTAATCGCCACCAGCCGAAAATACACCACACCCTTATTGCTCGAAAAAGGCATCGACGAAATTATTCGTACTGCTGTAAAGTCTGACGTGTTGGATTTTACGATGAATGAATTTGTGTTTGAGGATTAG
- a CDS encoding TerC family protein — MIVWILFISAILVFLALDLGVFNKTPHIINTKEASKWTAIWVTISFLFSGVVYWLYANNYVANPDALKPTVASMKFITGYLIELSLSVDNIFVIAIIFSSFRIPQKYQHRVLFWGILGAIVFRGLMIFFGVMLINKFTWTTYLFGLFLIYTAIKMLFAKDDDKFEPKKSLIYKTLRKVIPVSAHIDGEHFFVKKRHLTAATPLFVALIIIEVMDVLFAVDSVPAILAITSDPFLVFSSNIFAILGLRSMYFFLANMLERFSYLEYSLIAILSFVGLKMLFHDFIEVPEWASLGFIALSLAIGIVVSLRLSEETTSVSKKNT, encoded by the coding sequence ATGATAGTTTGGATTTTATTTATAAGCGCAATCTTAGTATTTCTGGCGCTGGATTTGGGCGTTTTCAATAAAACACCTCACATCATTAATACCAAAGAAGCAAGCAAATGGACTGCTATTTGGGTAACTATCTCCTTTTTATTTTCTGGTGTGGTTTATTGGCTTTACGCCAACAATTATGTCGCCAATCCCGATGCACTGAAACCAACAGTAGCTTCGATGAAATTCATCACAGGTTATTTGATTGAGTTATCGCTAAGTGTAGACAACATTTTTGTGATAGCCATTATTTTCTCATCGTTCAGAATTCCGCAAAAATACCAACATCGCGTATTGTTTTGGGGAATATTAGGTGCGATTGTTTTCAGAGGATTGATGATATTCTTTGGAGTGATGCTCATCAATAAATTCACTTGGACCACCTATCTTTTCGGACTATTTTTGATTTACACCGCGATCAAAATGTTGTTCGCCAAGGACGATGATAAATTTGAACCTAAAAAATCACTGATTTATAAAACATTACGCAAAGTGATTCCGGTATCTGCTCATATCGATGGTGAACATTTTTTTGTAAAAAAAAGACATCTTACTGCCGCAACGCCCTTATTTGTCGCGTTAATTATTATCGAAGTGATGGACGTCTTGTTTGCCGTAGATAGTGTTCCAGCGATTTTGGCAATCACTTCCGATCCGTTTTTAGTGTTCAGTTCCAATATTTTCGCCATTTTAGGCTTGCGTTCTATGTATTTCTTTTTGGCTAATATGCTCGAAAGATTTAGCTATTTGGAATACAGTTTGATTGCTATTTTATCCTTTGTTGGATTAAAAATGCTATTTCATGACTTCATCGAAGTCCCCGAATGGGCTTCATTAGGTTTCATCGCGCTATCACTTGCTATAGGTATAGTTGTGTCCTTGAGATTGAGTGAGGAAACAACTTCAGTTTCTAAAAAAAATACTTAA
- a CDS encoding glutamine synthetase III family protein has translation MATLRFQALNEASSRKPVQFAEMNRKSLLFGSNVFNEKAMKQYLTSDALKAVQSAVLNGTKIDRKLADYIAMGMKEWALSKGVTHYTHWFQPLTGSTAEKHDAFFETSYDGSDPVEKFGGGQLVQQEPDASSFPNGGIRNTFEARGYTAWDPTSPAFIYGTTLCIPTVFISYTGEALDNKIPLLRALSAIDEAATDICKYFDKNVKKVTATLGWEQEYFLVDSALANTRPDLMMTGRTLLGHTSAKGQQLDDHYFGSIPSRALTYMRDLEQECMLLGIPVKTRHNEVAPNQFELAPIFEETNLAVDHNCLLMDVMQKVAERHDFKVLLHEKPFKGVNGSGKHNNWSLATDTGVNLLSPSKTPMSNLQFLAFFINTIKAVNDYETLLRAAIATASNDHRLGANEAPPAIISVFIGEQLTKVLAELEGVTDGKLSPEEKTDLKLNVVGKIPEVILDNTDRNRTSPFAFTGNKFEFRAVGSSANCSNAMTTLNTIVAKQLKDFKVEVDALIDGKGLKKDEAIFNVLREYIKVSKNILFEGDGYSEAWEKEAAKRGLSNFKTTPEALKARVSKQALNLFSEMGILNHVEMEARYEIELEEYTKKIQIEGRVLGDLSINHVIPTAIRYQNTLIENVKGLKDIFGDEFKTLAKEQISIIREISGHIEGINSKVEEMTNERKIANHLTDAQAMAEAYCNKVKPFFEEIRNHSDKLELLIDDEIWTLTKYRELLLTK, from the coding sequence ATGGCCACTTTACGATTTCAAGCTTTAAATGAAGCCTCCAGCAGAAAACCGGTTCAATTTGCAGAGATGAATCGAAAATCTCTTCTTTTTGGGTCCAATGTTTTTAATGAAAAAGCAATGAAGCAATATTTGACTTCTGATGCTTTAAAGGCGGTGCAAAGTGCTGTTTTAAACGGTACGAAAATTGACAGAAAACTAGCCGATTATATCGCTATGGGTATGAAAGAATGGGCTTTGTCTAAAGGTGTGACGCATTATACGCATTGGTTTCAGCCTTTGACGGGAAGTACAGCGGAGAAACACGACGCTTTTTTCGAAACCTCGTATGATGGCAGTGATCCCGTAGAAAAATTTGGCGGCGGACAACTGGTTCAGCAAGAGCCCGATGCCTCTAGTTTTCCTAACGGCGGTATCCGAAATACTTTCGAGGCGAGAGGATATACTGCTTGGGACCCGACATCACCTGCTTTTATTTACGGAACTACTCTGTGTATTCCAACGGTTTTCATATCGTATACTGGCGAAGCATTAGACAATAAAATTCCTTTATTAAGAGCACTTTCTGCCATCGATGAAGCTGCAACAGATATTTGTAAATATTTCGATAAAAATGTAAAAAAAGTTACGGCAACCCTTGGCTGGGAACAAGAATATTTCTTGGTAGATAGTGCCTTGGCAAATACACGTCCTGATTTGATGATGACGGGTCGAACGTTGTTAGGTCATACTTCGGCCAAAGGGCAACAATTAGATGATCATTATTTTGGTTCCATTCCGAGTCGCGCTTTGACCTATATGCGAGATTTAGAACAAGAATGTATGTTGCTTGGAATTCCGGTAAAAACACGCCATAACGAGGTGGCTCCCAATCAATTTGAATTGGCACCTATTTTCGAAGAAACCAATTTGGCGGTAGATCACAACTGTTTGTTGATGGATGTAATGCAAAAAGTGGCCGAACGTCACGATTTTAAGGTGTTATTGCACGAAAAACCATTCAAAGGAGTTAATGGTTCAGGGAAACACAACAACTGGTCATTAGCTACAGACACTGGTGTCAATTTGTTAAGCCCTAGCAAAACACCGATGAGTAATTTGCAGTTTTTGGCCTTCTTTATCAATACTATCAAAGCGGTCAATGATTATGAAACCCTTTTGAGAGCTGCAATAGCAACAGCAAGTAATGATCATAGATTGGGCGCCAACGAAGCGCCACCTGCTATTATTTCGGTTTTTATTGGCGAACAATTGACCAAAGTTTTGGCAGAATTAGAAGGGGTAACCGATGGTAAATTATCGCCTGAAGAAAAAACCGATTTAAAATTGAATGTCGTAGGCAAAATTCCAGAAGTAATTTTAGATAATACTGACCGTAATAGAACTTCGCCTTTTGCTTTTACTGGAAATAAATTTGAGTTCAGAGCAGTTGGTTCGTCTGCCAATTGTTCGAATGCTATGACTACTTTGAACACTATTGTTGCCAAACAATTGAAAGATTTTAAAGTCGAAGTAGATGCTTTAATAGATGGTAAGGGTCTGAAAAAAGACGAAGCTATTTTTAATGTGCTCCGAGAGTACATCAAGGTTTCTAAAAATATTCTTTTCGAAGGCGATGGGTACAGCGAAGCGTGGGAAAAAGAAGCTGCCAAAAGAGGTTTGAGCAATTTCAAAACGACTCCCGAAGCTTTGAAAGCCAGAGTTTCTAAACAAGCTTTGAACTTATTTTCCGAAATGGGAATCCTAAATCACGTAGAAATGGAAGCGCGCTACGAAATCGAATTGGAAGAATACACCAAGAAAATCCAAATCGAAGGCAGAGTTCTTGGAGATCTTTCTATCAATCACGTGATTCCAACGGCTATTCGCTACCAAAACACTTTGATTGAAAATGTGAAAGGATTAAAAGATATTTTTGGCGATGAGTTCAAAACTTTGGCCAAAGAACAAATTTCAATAATTCGAGAAATTTCAGGTCATATCGAAGGTATTAATTCTAAAGTGGAAGAGATGACCAACGAACGAAAAATAGCTAATCATCTTACCGATGCTCAAGCGATGGCCGAAGCCTATTGCAATAAAGTGAAACCTTTTTTCGAAGAAATCAGAAATCATAGCGATAAATTGGAGTTATTGATTGATGATGAAATTTGGACACTTACTAAATACAGAGAATTGTTGTTGACAAAATAA
- a CDS encoding AIR synthase related protein, with protein MSSDSSKRYAQRGVSASKEDVHNAIKNIDKGLFPQAFCKIVPDYLTNDEEYCLIMHADGAGTKSSLAYMYWKETGDISVWKGIAQDALIMNIDDLLCVGVTDNILLSSTIGRNKNLIPAEVISAIINGTEELIKELDSFGVTIHSTGGETADVGDIVRTIIVDSTVTARMKRSKVIDNANIKAGDVIVGLESFGQATYEKSYNGGMGSNGLTSARHDVFGKYLATKYPESYDAAVPEELIYSGQVKLTDAVENSPIDAGQLVLSPTRTYAPIIKKILDQYTSNEIHGMVHCSGGAQTKILHFIQNLHIIKDNLFPVPPLFKLIQEQSKTDWKEMYQVFNCGHRMEIYVPEAVAQDIIAISKSFNVNAQIVGRVESSDAKKLTISSEYRTFEY; from the coding sequence ATGAGTTCAGATTCTAGTAAACGGTACGCACAAAGAGGCGTTTCAGCATCTAAAGAAGATGTACATAACGCCATCAAAAACATCGACAAAGGATTATTTCCACAAGCATTTTGTAAAATTGTCCCTGATTATTTAACTAATGACGAAGAATATTGTCTCATTATGCACGCAGATGGAGCAGGAACCAAATCGTCATTGGCATATATGTATTGGAAAGAAACTGGAGACATTTCGGTTTGGAAAGGCATTGCACAAGACGCTTTGATTATGAATATCGACGACTTATTGTGCGTGGGAGTAACGGATAATATCTTGCTTTCATCCACCATCGGAAGAAATAAAAACCTAATTCCTGCCGAAGTTATTTCGGCTATCATCAACGGAACAGAGGAATTAATCAAAGAATTGGATTCTTTTGGCGTAACCATTCATTCCACCGGTGGCGAAACTGCCGATGTAGGCGATATTGTTCGCACCATCATCGTAGATTCAACGGTTACGGCTCGAATGAAGCGCTCTAAAGTAATTGATAATGCTAATATTAAAGCGGGCGATGTTATCGTCGGATTGGAATCTTTCGGTCAAGCCACTTACGAAAAAAGCTATAATGGCGGAATGGGAAGTAACGGACTGACATCGGCACGTCACGATGTTTTCGGGAAATATTTGGCCACCAAATATCCGGAGAGTTACGATGCTGCCGTTCCTGAAGAATTAATCTATTCCGGTCAGGTAAAACTAACCGATGCGGTCGAAAATTCACCCATCGACGCGGGACAATTAGTACTTTCGCCAACCCGAACTTATGCACCCATCATCAAGAAAATTTTAGATCAATATACTTCCAATGAAATTCACGGTATGGTGCATTGTAGCGGAGGAGCCCAAACCAAGATTTTGCATTTTATTCAAAATCTACATATCATAAAAGACAATCTATTTCCTGTTCCACCATTGTTTAAACTCATTCAAGAGCAATCCAAAACCGATTGGAAAGAAATGTATCAAGTGTTCAATTGCGGTCATCGTATGGAAATTTACGTTCCCGAAGCCGTTGCTCAGGATATTATCGCGATTTCAAAATCGTTTAATGTCAACGCACAAATCGTGGGTCGAGTAGAATCTTCCGACGCTAAAAAACTAACCATTAGCAGCGAATACCGTACTTTCGAATATTAA
- a CDS encoding GNAT family N-acetyltransferase — protein sequence MPINFNFSQNLIIEDDFVLLRLLQESDVEHLLEIAINEPETWKYSLIPAHGQENLTKYIQHAVKSRENKTEFPFIVFDKKLEKYAGSTRFYDIQLPFKTLQLGYTWYGKDFRGTGLNKHCKFLLLQFAFETLGMERVEFRADNNNQLSIAAMKSIGCKVEGILRNHMPTFESEARRDSIILSILRNEWFGEVKDHLKAKL from the coding sequence ATGCCAATAAACTTTAACTTCTCACAAAATCTAATCATCGAAGACGACTTTGTTTTACTTCGTCTATTACAGGAATCGGATGTTGAACATTTATTGGAAATTGCCATCAACGAGCCAGAAACTTGGAAATATTCACTAATTCCGGCACACGGACAAGAAAATTTGACGAAATACATTCAGCACGCTGTAAAATCCAGAGAAAATAAAACCGAATTTCCTTTTATCGTTTTCGACAAGAAATTAGAAAAATATGCTGGAAGTACTCGTTTTTATGATATTCAATTGCCGTTCAAAACCTTGCAATTGGGTTACACTTGGTACGGAAAAGATTTTCGCGGAACAGGACTAAACAAGCATTGTAAATTTCTTCTTTTGCAATTTGCTTTCGAAACTCTTGGAATGGAACGGGTAGAATTTCGTGCCGACAATAATAACCAGCTCAGCATTGCTGCAATGAAAAGCATCGGTTGTAAAGTGGAAGGTATTTTAAGAAATCATATGCCCACTTTTGAAAGCGAAGCACGACGGGACAGTATTATTTTGAGTATTCTTCGCAACGAATGGTTTGGTGAAGTGAAAGACCATTTAAAAGCGAAATTGTGA
- a CDS encoding helix-turn-helix domain-containing protein, producing the protein MNINLIKTENDYHQALERLEVIFDSKRGTEEGDELELLGMLIDQYENEHFPIDLPDPIEAIKFRMDQMGYSQNDLAKIVGFKSRASEILSRKRKLSLEMIRQLHNELNIPTDVLIQSY; encoded by the coding sequence ATGAACATCAATCTTATCAAAACAGAAAACGATTACCATCAAGCATTAGAAAGACTTGAAGTAATTTTTGATTCAAAAAGAGGAACGGAAGAAGGCGACGAATTAGAACTTTTAGGAATGTTGATTGACCAATATGAAAACGAACATTTTCCGATTGATTTGCCAGATCCAATTGAAGCTATAAAATTCAGAATGGATCAAATGGGATATAGCCAAAATGATTTAGCAAAAATTGTAGGTTTTAAAAGCCGTGCGAGTGAAATACTAAGTCGAAAAAGAAAATTATCATTAGAAATGATACGACAATTACACAATGAATTAAATATTCCGACCGACGTATTAATACAAAGCTATTAA
- a CDS encoding glutamine synthetase beta-grasp domain-containing protein: MAKIKLEYLWLDGYEPTQNLRSKTKVEEHENFKGTLEEIGNWSFDGSSTRQAEGGSSDCMLVPVAIYPDPTRINGYLVMTEVMNADGTPHPSNGRATIDDDGDFWFGFEQEYFIMDTKTLLPLGFPVGGYPAPQGMYYCSVGGKNTHGRKLVEEHADLCIAAGLNFEGINQEVACGQWEFQLFAKGAKLAGDEIWVARYMLDRLTEKYGYYIEYHPKPLGDTDWNGSGMHANFSNEVLRTCGDKAVYDKICEAFRPVTEEHIAVYGAYNEQRLTGKHETASIHDFSYGVSDRGCSIRIPLYTVKNGWKGYLEDRRPASNGDPYKIAARIIKTVKSAL, translated from the coding sequence ATGGCAAAAATCAAATTAGAATACCTTTGGTTGGATGGTTATGAACCAACTCAAAACCTTAGAAGTAAAACTAAAGTAGAAGAACACGAAAATTTTAAAGGAACATTAGAAGAAATTGGAAATTGGTCATTTGACGGGTCTTCAACAAGACAAGCAGAAGGTGGATCTTCTGACTGTATGTTAGTTCCTGTAGCTATTTATCCAGATCCAACTCGTATTAATGGATATTTAGTAATGACTGAGGTTATGAATGCTGATGGAACTCCACACCCATCAAATGGTAGAGCGACTATTGATGATGATGGTGATTTCTGGTTTGGTTTCGAGCAAGAGTATTTCATTATGGATACTAAAACTTTGTTGCCACTTGGTTTCCCTGTAGGAGGTTACCCAGCGCCACAAGGTATGTACTACTGTTCAGTAGGTGGAAAAAACACTCACGGAAGAAAATTAGTAGAAGAACACGCTGATTTGTGTATCGCTGCTGGTCTTAATTTCGAAGGAATCAATCAAGAAGTAGCTTGTGGACAATGGGAATTTCAATTGTTTGCCAAAGGAGCAAAATTAGCTGGAGATGAAATTTGGGTTGCTCGTTATATGTTGGATCGTTTGACTGAAAAATATGGTTACTATATCGAATACCACCCAAAACCACTTGGTGACACCGATTGGAATGGTTCAGGTATGCACGCCAACTTCTCCAACGAGGTTTTAAGAACTTGTGGTGACAAAGCGGTATATGACAAAATTTGTGAAGCTTTCCGTCCAGTAACTGAAGAACACATTGCAGTTTATGGAGCTTACAACGAACAACGTTTGACTGGTAAACACGAAACAGCATCAATCCACGATTTCTCTTATGGAGTTTCTGATAGAGGATGTTCTATTCGTATTCCTTTATACACTGTTAAAAATGGTTGGAAAGGATATTTAGAAGACAGAAGACCGGCATCGAATGGTGATCCATACAAAATTGCCGCAAGAATCATCAAAACTGTAAAATCAGCTTTGTAA
- a CDS encoding type II toxin-antitoxin system HigB family toxin: MRVIAKKILRDFWVKHEDCEQQLKSWFREVQKSEWKNPNQIKEEYPSASILNNNRVVFNIKGNNYRLIAKISFEYQMVWIRFIGTHGEYDKINANTI, translated from the coding sequence TTGAGAGTAATTGCGAAAAAGATATTGCGGGATTTTTGGGTAAAGCATGAAGATTGCGAACAACAATTGAAATCTTGGTTTCGAGAAGTTCAAAAATCAGAATGGAAAAATCCGAACCAAATTAAAGAAGAATATCCAAGTGCCAGTATTCTGAATAACAATCGAGTTGTTTTCAATATCAAGGGTAACAATTACCGATTGATTGCAAAAATAAGTTTTGAATACCAAATGGTTTGGATTCGATTTATTGGAACTCACGGAGAATATGATAAAATTAACGCCAACACCATTTAA